A genomic stretch from Aedes albopictus strain Foshan chromosome 2, AalbF5, whole genome shotgun sequence includes:
- the LOC109421532 gene encoding mediator of RNA polymerase II transcription subunit 30, which produces MSGQYPSGYQSPSGHRGNFSSPMMQQQMNQMGGVPNQMGMMGFNQSNVMSNQQQMQSGGVQGGPDMGMGQNIQQQQQQQPNPNQATGQGQQQQPGPGQAQQQQQQQQQNPQQSPQLGMAGGQAVSSGAQTATGGGAPPGQPNAGPVANTQGASNVQQKEFNLLTLCRIGQETVQDIVSRFQEVFGLLRGIQPPNGTNAGLSSSNDKKAKVQEQFRTIRLLFKRLRLLYDKCNDNCQQGMEYTHVESLIPLKGEPERAEPVHTEEYKKALQENRELIEIVMLKNKQLREIIDKIRLTIWEINTMLSMRRC; this is translated from the exons ATGTCCGGTCAGTATCCAAGCGGCTACCAAAGCCCCAGCGGACATCGCGGTAATTTCAGCAGTCCGATGATGCAGCAGCAGATGAACCAGATGGGCGGTGTTCCGAACCAAATGGGAATGATGG GGTTTAATCAGAGCAATGTGATGTCCAACCAGCAGCAAATGCAATCCGGTGGAGTGCAAGGTGGTCCCGATATGGGCATGGGTCAGAAcatccagcaacagcagcagcagcaaccaaaTCCAAATCAAGCAACCGGCCAAGGCCAACAGCAACAGCCTGGTCCGGGTCAagcgcaacagcagcagcaacaacaacaacagaatCCTCAACAGTCGCCTCAGCTGGGAATGGCTGGAGGGCAGGCAGTTAGTAGCGGAGCACAGACCGCTACGGGTGGCGGAGCGCCACCAGGGCAGCCCAATGCCGGACCAGTGGCTAACACACAGGGCGCCTCCAACGTTCAGCAGAAAGAATTCAATCTACTGACACTGTGCCGGATTGGCCAGGAAACGGTGCAGGATATTGTAAGCCGTTTTCAGGAGGTTTTCGGATTGCTCCGTGGCATTCAGCCACCGAATGGCACCAATGCGGGACTGTCGTCCAGCAACGACAAGAAAGCCAAGGTGCAGGAACAATTTCGCACCATCCGATTGCTGTTTAAACGGTTGCGGCTGTTGTACGACAAGTGTAACGACAATTGCCAGCAGGGCATGGAATATACGCACGTGGAAAGTCTGATCCCGCTTAAGGGGGAACCGGAGCGGGCGGAACCGGTGCACACGGAGGAGTACAAGAAAGCACTGCAAGAAAATCGCGAGCTTATTGAGATTGTAATGCTGAAGAATAAGCAACTGCGGGAGATAATCGACAAGATCCGGCTGACCATTTGGGAGATCAACACGATGCTGAGCATGAGAAGATGCTGA